The DNA segment GTGAGCAACACTTAACAGTCCGCCCTTAGCCTCTACGATTGCATCTGCCATCAGTGTTGTAATCAGCTTAACGGAACGGATTGCATCATCGTTGGAAGCGATTGGGTAATCAACTGTTTCCGGGTCACAGTTTGTATCTACCATTGCAAATACAGGGATTCCCAGCTTTTTAGCCTCTGCAACTGCATTGTGTTCTTCTTTTGGATCGATAACGAAGATAGCGTTTGGCAGCTTCTTCATTTCCTTGATTCCGCCCAGGAAGTTTTCCAGACGAGCCTTCTGCTTCTTAACCTGTGCGATTTCCTTCTTAGGGTACAGATCCAGTGTTCCGTTTGCTTCCATCTCTTCGATTTCAACAAGACGCTTTACACGTTTCTGAATGGTACGGTAGTTTGTCAACAGACCACCCAGCCATCTCTGGTTAACGAAGAAGCTTCCGGAACGAAGCGCTTCCTCAACAACAACAGCCTGTGCCTGTTTCTTTGTACCGACGAACAGTACCTTTCCGCCCTTTTCAGCGATATCTTTCATTGCAGCATATGCAGTGTCCAGCTGTTCCAGAGTTTTCTCCAGATTGATAATGTAAACACCGTTTCTGCTTGCATAGATGTTTGGTTTCATTTTTGGGTTCCATCTGCGTGTCTGATGACCGAAATGTACACCAGATTCCAATAATTTTCTCATTGTTACTACTGACATGATATATCCTCACTTTCCGTTACGCCTCCATCACTTCTGCGCGGCAGCAACTTATCACCGGCGCATTCACTGTGCCTCAAAGCACGGGCTGCCGAATCCATGATGTGTGTAGTGTGCGTGTTCGCACCGTTGTTTATTATATCACATCTGTTGTTCTTTTCAACAGTTTTTTTACTTTTCTTGTGCACGCGGGTGTGCATGGGTATAGGCTTTTTTCAGCCGCTCCTGTGTCACATGGACATAAACCTGCGTGGTGGATAGGGAGGAATGCCCGAGCAGCTCCTGTACGACACGCAGATCGGCGCCGTTATCCAGCAGATGGGTCGCAAAGCTGTGCCGAAACATATGCGGATGGACATGCACCTGCAGCTTACAGCCGGCTGCCGCAACCTGCATACGATACTGTATCCCCCGCGTAGTCAGTCCCTTTCCCCGCTGATTGATGAATACGATATCATGCTCCTGCGACGGCTGCATCCACAGCGGGCGAACCTGCTGCAGATAGCGCTCCACAAGCTCTCCCGCCAGTGTATAAAAGGGAACGATTCGCTGCTTGTTTCCCTTTCCTGTTATGGTGAGGATACGCTCCTGTAAATCGATATCGCGCAGACGAAGGGATGCCGCCTCGCTCACACGCAGGCCGCATGCATACATCAGCTCAAACATGGCACGATCCCGCAGACCATCCGGTGTATCCAGCACAAAGGAGGACAGAAAGGTATCCATTTCATCGTAAAACAGAAATTCTGGAATCCGCTTGGAGCGCTTCGGTGTCTTAAAATACAGAAACGGATTTTGTGAAATTCCGACATATTCATTGAGATAGCGGTAAAAGGAACGCAGTGAGGAAAGCTTGCGGGCAATCGTGGAATTTTTCATTTCTCCGCTGACGCCGCTTTTTTCCCGCAGCGAGGCGATGTAATTCATAACCAGAATGCGGTCTGCATCCTGCAGCTCCTCAACACCCTCTGCCTGCAAAAAAGAGATAAACTCTCGAATATCTCTTTGATAGGCATCCCGTGTATGCACACTGCCGCTGTTGAGGGAATCCATATACTGCAGAAAGCGTGCAAGCAGCTCCTCCATCAGTCAAATTCCCCTTTGTATGTATCGATCACAGAAAGAGCCTGTCGTGCAAAGGCCTCCTTGCGCTCCTTTTTCTTTACCTTTTCCAAAAGACGCATGATGCCGAAATTGGCATTCATCGGCTGGAAATAACGCTCACTGGCATGTGTGATATAGTGTGCCATAGAGCCGATGACACACGTATCCGGCAGCTCGATACAGCGTTTTTCACGCATGAGATTAGCCATATTCAAGCCGGCAAGCAAGCCGCTGGCAGCACTTTCGACATAGCCCTCAACGCCGCACAGCTGCCCGGCAAAAAACAGATCATCCCGCTCGATATGCTGGTAGGTGGCACGCAGCACCTTGGGTGCACACAGATAAGAATTGCGGTGCATGACACCGTAACGCACGATGGACACCTTCTCCAGTCCCGGAATCATAGACAATAAACGCTTTTGTTCCCCCCACTTCAAATGGGTTTGAAAGCCGACGATATTGTACAAACTTGCCACAGCATTATCCTGACGAAGCTGAACCACCGCATATGGCAGAGTTCCATCCGGACGTTCCAGACCCACCGGCTTCATCGGGCCAAACAGCAATGTCTGCCGGCCGCGGCGTGCCATTTCTTCAAACGGCATACAGCCTTCAAAATAGGTTTCATCCTCAAAGTCATGCAGTTGGGCTGTTTCCGCATGAATCAGCTCCTCATAAAACGCATCGAATTCCTCTTTGCTCATCGGACAGTTGATATAAGCAGCCTCCCCCTTGTCATAGCGGGATTTGATATACGCCTTGGTAAAATCAATACTGTCTCTTTCAATGATTGGAGCCGCCGCATCATAGAAATGAAAATAGTCCGCATGCGTATACTCCTGAATCGCCTTGCTTAGCGCATCACTGGTCAGCGGCCCGCTGGCAATAATCACAGGCCCCTGGGGAATGTGAGTGACCTCTTCCCGTACGACTTCAACAAGAGGATGCTGCTGCAGCGTATCGCTCACCAGCCGCGAAAACGCCTGACGATCGACTGCCAATGCACTTCCTGCCGGAACACGCGTCGCATCGGCACATGCCATGATGAGTGAATCCAGATGCCGCATTTCCTCCTTCAGGATACCGACAGCATTTTGCAAGGAATCCGAGCGCAGTGAATTGGAGCACACCAGCTCCGCAAAATCTTTACTGTGATGCGCAGGGGATGCTTTTTGCGGACGCATTTCTATCAGCCGCACCGGAATATTACGCTTCACCAGCTGCCAGGCTGCCTCACAGCCCGCCAGTCCGGCTCCTACAATGCTAACCCTCTCCATACTTATCCATTATCCTTTTCTTCATCAGCTGCTTCTTTTTTTACGGTTTTCTTCACTGCCTTTTTCACAACCTTCTTGGTTGTCTTTTTTGCGGTTGTCTTCTTTGCAGTGCTTCCATCCTCCTGCTCCGCCTTTTCCTTTTTCGGCTCTTTTTTAATATAGCGGCACTTCGGATAATTGCTGCAGCCCACAAAGGTCGTACCAAAACGGGATTTTCTTCTCACCAGCTCATGTCCGCACTCTGGACACAGCTCTCCGGTAGGCTCCGGTTCTTCTTTGGTTTTGTTGCTCTTGATATATTTACACTCAGGATAATTGCTGCAGGCCAGAAAGGAACCGTAACGCCCTTTCTTTGTCACCATCTTGCTTCCGCATTTCGGGCAGACCTCCTCTACAGCGTTTTCATCCTCATCCTCTCCCTTGGTATAACGGCATTCCGGGAAGTTGATACAGGAAATAAATTTACCGAAACGTCCGATACGATATACGAGGTCGTTTCCGCAATCCGGACATTTATCACCGGTACGCTCCAGCTCCTTCTTTTCCATATTTTCATAGGCATTTTGCAGCAGCGGTTC comes from the Erysipelotrichaceae bacterium 66202529 genome and includes:
- the rpsB gene encoding 30S ribosomal protein S2, producing MSVVTMRKLLESGVHFGHQTRRWNPKMKPNIYASRNGVYIINLEKTLEQLDTAYAAMKDIAEKGGKVLFVGTKKQAQAVVVEEALRSGSFFVNQRWLGGLLTNYRTIQKRVKRLVEIEEMEANGTLDLYPKKEIAQVKKQKARLENFLGGIKEMKKLPNAIFVIDPKEEHNAVAEAKKLGIPVFAMVDTNCDPETVDYPIASNDDAIRSVKLITTLMADAIVEAKGGLLSVAHNIDENENDVTMKDVIINVEEQIAENERRRRQRNEERRNRRPYDRNRGGRNAKAPYQRRENVRPAAENRTANSEAAKSEAPKAAE
- a CDS encoding methylenetetrahydrofolate--tRNA-(uracil(54)-C(5))-methyltransferase (FADH(2)-oxidizing) TrmFO is translated as MERVSIVGAGLAGCEAAWQLVKRNIPVRLIEMRPQKASPAHHSKDFAELVCSNSLRSDSLQNAVGILKEEMRHLDSLIMACADATRVPAGSALAVDRQAFSRLVSDTLQQHPLVEVVREEVTHIPQGPVIIASGPLTSDALSKAIQEYTHADYFHFYDAAAPIIERDSIDFTKAYIKSRYDKGEAAYINCPMSKEEFDAFYEELIHAETAQLHDFEDETYFEGCMPFEEMARRGRQTLLFGPMKPVGLERPDGTLPYAVVQLRQDNAVASLYNIVGFQTHLKWGEQKRLLSMIPGLEKVSIVRYGVMHRNSYLCAPKVLRATYQHIERDDLFFAGQLCGVEGYVESAASGLLAGLNMANLMREKRCIELPDTCVIGSMAHYITHASERYFQPMNANFGIMRLLEKVKKKERKEAFARQALSVIDTYKGEFD
- the xerC gene encoding tyrosine recombinase XerC, translating into MEELLARFLQYMDSLNSGSVHTRDAYQRDIREFISFLQAEGVEELQDADRILVMNYIASLREKSGVSGEMKNSTIARKLSSLRSFYRYLNEYVGISQNPFLYFKTPKRSKRIPEFLFYDEMDTFLSSFVLDTPDGLRDRAMFELMYACGLRVSEAASLRLRDIDLQERILTITGKGNKQRIVPFYTLAGELVERYLQQVRPLWMQPSQEHDIVFINQRGKGLTTRGIQYRMQVAAAGCKLQVHVHPHMFRHSFATHLLDNGADLRVVQELLGHSSLSTTQVYVHVTQERLKKAYTHAHPRAQEK